The following are encoded together in the Osmia lignaria lignaria isolate PbOS001 chromosome 13, iyOsmLign1, whole genome shotgun sequence genome:
- the LOC117601980 gene encoding uncharacterized protein LOC117601980 isoform X1 produces the protein MKNSRDKLKCMQRIKTSFKHGKFNGLQLYRSYVLGSCRSQECGHERLVKCGRPFERISNSDLSFATKKEDLQRLCPDFEAGIKCIQTYTFDCMKEKQREHFSSLYAGTNKVVMELCQDGPYQDEFLKHAPCMQKVQPEYELCSKKYHRTTQEIERSNHTASLNASLKSLCCGFKEFLECSHHTVRRQCGDDTAQFAKEFLDRMSISLLKEHCGAYTEKVCSIGSDANTLRASTMVAVVLAVLARYFT, from the exons ATGAAAAACTCGCGAGACAAGTTGAAGTGTATGCAACggattaaaacttctttcaagCATGGAAAGTTCAATGGATTACAATTGTATAGAAGTTACG TGCTCGGCAGTTGTCGGAGCCAAGAATGCGGGCACGAAAGATTGGTGAAGTGTGGAAGGCCTTTCGAGAGGATTAGCAACAGCGACCTGAGCTTCGCAACGAAGAAAGAGGATCTGCAACGATTATGCCC AGACTTCGAGGCTGGTATAAAGTGTATTCAGACGTACACGTTCGACTGCATGAAGGAGAAACAAAGGGAACACTTCAGCTCCCTGTATGCTGGTACCAACAAGGTGGTCATGGAGCTGTGTCAAGATGGCCCTTATCAGGACG AATTCCTGAAGCACGCGCCTTGCATGCAAAAGGTGCAGCCCGAGTACGAGCTTTGCTCGAAGAAATATCACAGAACCACACAGGAGATTGAAAGAAGCAATCACACGGCGAGCCTGAACGCGTCTCTTAAGTCTCTTTGCTG TGGGTTCAAGGAGTTTTTGGAATGCTCCCATCACACGGTTCGTCGGCAATGTGGCGATGACACGGCTCAATTTGCAAAGGAGTTCCTTGACAGAATGTCGATCTCGCTTCTGAAG GAACATTGCGGGGCTTACACGGAAAAGGTGTGCTCGATCGGCAGCGATGCAAATACGTTGAGAGCGTCGACGATGGTTGCGGTGGTGTTGGCGGTGCTCGCGAGGTACTTCACGTAA
- the LOC117601980 gene encoding uncharacterized protein LOC117601980 isoform X3 has protein sequence MMLGSCRSQECGHERLVKCGRPFERISNSDLSFATKKEDLQRLCPDFEAGIKCIQTYTFDCMKEKQREHFSSLYAGTNKVVMELCQDGPYQDEFLKHAPCMQKVQPEYELCSKKYHRTTQEIERSNHTASLNASLKSLCCGFKEFLECSHHTVRRQCGDDTAQFAKEFLDRMSISLLKEHCGAYTEKVCSIGSDANTLRASTMVAVVLAVLARYFT, from the exons ATGA TGCTCGGCAGTTGTCGGAGCCAAGAATGCGGGCACGAAAGATTGGTGAAGTGTGGAAGGCCTTTCGAGAGGATTAGCAACAGCGACCTGAGCTTCGCAACGAAGAAAGAGGATCTGCAACGATTATGCCC AGACTTCGAGGCTGGTATAAAGTGTATTCAGACGTACACGTTCGACTGCATGAAGGAGAAACAAAGGGAACACTTCAGCTCCCTGTATGCTGGTACCAACAAGGTGGTCATGGAGCTGTGTCAAGATGGCCCTTATCAGGACG AATTCCTGAAGCACGCGCCTTGCATGCAAAAGGTGCAGCCCGAGTACGAGCTTTGCTCGAAGAAATATCACAGAACCACACAGGAGATTGAAAGAAGCAATCACACGGCGAGCCTGAACGCGTCTCTTAAGTCTCTTTGCTG TGGGTTCAAGGAGTTTTTGGAATGCTCCCATCACACGGTTCGTCGGCAATGTGGCGATGACACGGCTCAATTTGCAAAGGAGTTCCTTGACAGAATGTCGATCTCGCTTCTGAAG GAACATTGCGGGGCTTACACGGAAAAGGTGTGCTCGATCGGCAGCGATGCAAATACGTTGAGAGCGTCGACGATGGTTGCGGTGGTGTTGGCGGTGCTCGCGAGGTACTTCACGTAA
- the LOC117601980 gene encoding uncharacterized protein LOC117601980 isoform X2, translating to MRKLMEKQLSWLALLMTAFYSLLGSCRSQECGHERLVKCGRPFERISNSDLSFATKKEDLQRLCPDFEAGIKCIQTYTFDCMKEKQREHFSSLYAGTNKVVMELCQDGPYQDEFLKHAPCMQKVQPEYELCSKKYHRTTQEIERSNHTASLNASLKSLCCGFKEFLECSHHTVRRQCGDDTAQFAKEFLDRMSISLLKEHCGAYTEKVCSIGSDANTLRASTMVAVVLAVLARYFT from the exons ATGAGAAAACTTATGGAGAAACAGCTGTCCTGGCTTGCACTCTTGATGACTGCATTCTACTCTT TGCTCGGCAGTTGTCGGAGCCAAGAATGCGGGCACGAAAGATTGGTGAAGTGTGGAAGGCCTTTCGAGAGGATTAGCAACAGCGACCTGAGCTTCGCAACGAAGAAAGAGGATCTGCAACGATTATGCCC AGACTTCGAGGCTGGTATAAAGTGTATTCAGACGTACACGTTCGACTGCATGAAGGAGAAACAAAGGGAACACTTCAGCTCCCTGTATGCTGGTACCAACAAGGTGGTCATGGAGCTGTGTCAAGATGGCCCTTATCAGGACG AATTCCTGAAGCACGCGCCTTGCATGCAAAAGGTGCAGCCCGAGTACGAGCTTTGCTCGAAGAAATATCACAGAACCACACAGGAGATTGAAAGAAGCAATCACACGGCGAGCCTGAACGCGTCTCTTAAGTCTCTTTGCTG TGGGTTCAAGGAGTTTTTGGAATGCTCCCATCACACGGTTCGTCGGCAATGTGGCGATGACACGGCTCAATTTGCAAAGGAGTTCCTTGACAGAATGTCGATCTCGCTTCTGAAG GAACATTGCGGGGCTTACACGGAAAAGGTGTGCTCGATCGGCAGCGATGCAAATACGTTGAGAGCGTCGACGATGGTTGCGGTGGTGTTGGCGGTGCTCGCGAGGTACTTCACGTAA
- the LOC117601980 gene encoding uncharacterized protein LOC117601980 isoform X4 has protein sequence MPRLRGWYKVYSDVHVRLHEGETKGTLQLPVCWYQQGGHGAVSRWPLSGRFPSIHQERTPRNINNMTICERRTKLCEFLKHAPCMQKVQPEYELCSKKYHRTTQEIERSNHTASLNASLKSLCCGFKEFLECSHHTVRRQCGDDTAQFAKEFLDRMSISLLKEHCGAYTEKVCSIGSDANTLRASTMVAVVLAVLARYFT, from the exons ATGCCC AGACTTCGAGGCTGGTATAAAGTGTATTCAGACGTACACGTTCGACTGCATGAAGGAGAAACAAAGGGAACACTTCAGCTCCCTGTATGCTGGTACCAACAAGGTGGTCATGGAGCTGTGTCAAGATGGCCCTTATCAGGACG TTTTCCCTCGATCCACCAAGAGAGAACCCCCAGGAATATTAATAACATGACGATATGTGAACGACGAACGAAACTCTgcg AATTCCTGAAGCACGCGCCTTGCATGCAAAAGGTGCAGCCCGAGTACGAGCTTTGCTCGAAGAAATATCACAGAACCACACAGGAGATTGAAAGAAGCAATCACACGGCGAGCCTGAACGCGTCTCTTAAGTCTCTTTGCTG TGGGTTCAAGGAGTTTTTGGAATGCTCCCATCACACGGTTCGTCGGCAATGTGGCGATGACACGGCTCAATTTGCAAAGGAGTTCCTTGACAGAATGTCGATCTCGCTTCTGAAG GAACATTGCGGGGCTTACACGGAAAAGGTGTGCTCGATCGGCAGCGATGCAAATACGTTGAGAGCGTCGACGATGGTTGCGGTGGTGTTGGCGGTGCTCGCGAGGTACTTCACGTAA